A DNA window from Anastrepha obliqua isolate idAnaObli1 chromosome 5, idAnaObli1_1.0, whole genome shotgun sequence contains the following coding sequences:
- the LOC129247690 gene encoding protease inhibitor-like produces the protein MKCILFVFGIIALLLCTTVQAVDKSACSQPREIGPCRKADPKFFYNSEKKACEDFLYGGCKGNDNRFDTKEECEKTCL, from the exons ATGAAGTGCATTCTTTTCGTATTCGGCATTATCGCTTTGTTGTTGTGCACCACAGTACAAGCCGTTGACAAGTCGG CCTGCTCACAGCCACGCGAAATCGGTCCCTGCCGCAAGGCCGACCCGAAATTCTTCTACAATAGCGAAAAGAAGGCTTGTGAGGACTTCCTCTATGGAGGCTGCAAGGGCAATGATAATCGCTTCGATACCAAAGAGGAATGCGAGAAGACTTGCCTTTAA